One genomic window of Enoplosus armatus isolate fEnoArm2 chromosome 19, fEnoArm2.hap1, whole genome shotgun sequence includes the following:
- the traf3ip2a gene encoding E3 ubiquitin ligase TRAF3IP2, protein MDSSKGPCPHQGVPVEMDESMTSSSLDLAWPPSCKQCSGHTETGKGPQEHGCEQAREAAHDVGQWRRPEPYQREPVAACRAAPQPRFIPPKQPEQMNHAGVWPHGLREQALLYERDLVVSYPQHRPVEEAESLEPPLPLMSDANCTHYVPPRYPAARMPGPNPMPGKCLKQCACCPPANLPLRNNNYCHFKHYYQADPHQEAQHHQQSRNLPFYRPQLKDAPHTPRGSVPQCETPPRDVMHEVSLDHSLVAGPGPGPATREIRKTISLPEECRNVFITYSVDTANEMIPFAKFLTAQGFKPAIDIFDDPIKRMDITKWMDKFLNDKSVLIIVVISPRYREDVEGNGDDEHGLHTKYIHNQIQNEFIRQGCLNFRLVPVLFPNATKRHVPNWLQSTRIYRWPQDTVDLLLRLLREERYIIPQRGADLTLTVRPL, encoded by the exons ATGGACTCTTCTAAAG GACCTTGCCCTCACCAGGGTGTTCCTGTTGAGATGGATGAGAGCATGACATCCTCCAGTCTGGACTTGGCTTGGCCTCCCTCTTGCAAACAGTGTAGTGGACACACAGAGACCGGCAAAGGGCCACAGGAACATGGCTGCGAGCAAGCCAGGGAGGCGGCACACGATGTCGGCCAATGGAGACGCCCTGAGCCGTATCAGCGTGAACCCGTGGCCGCCTGTCGTGCTGCCCCCCAACCTCGCTTCATCCCCCCTAAACAGCCTGAACAGATGAACCACGCAGGCGTTTGGCCTCATGGTCTCAGAGAGCAGGCGCTGCTGTATGAACGGGACCTCGTGGTCAGTTACCCCCAGCATCGCCCTGTGGAGGAGGCAGAAAGCTTGGAGCCCCCTCTCCCGCTCATGTCAGACGCTAACTGTACCCACTATGTCCCACCGCGATACCCTGCAGCTCGTATGCCCG GCCCCAATCCGATGCCGGGGAAATGTCTCAAACAGTGTGCGTGCTGCCCTCCAGCAAATCTGCCCCTTCGCAATaacaattattgtcattttaagcATTATTACCAAGCGGATCCACACCAGGAGGCTCAGCACCACCAACAGTCACG GAATCTTCCCTTTTATAGGCCGCAACTTAAAGATGCTCCACATACCCCCCGTGGATCTGTGCCTCAGTGTGAGACCCCTCCTAGAGATGTGATGCATGAGGTCAGCCTGGATCACTCCCTCGTGGCTGgtccaggaccaggaccagccACGAGGGAGATCAGGAAAACCATCAGCCTACCTGAGGAGTGCA GGAATGTTTTCATCACATATTCCGTGGACACAGCCAACGAAATGATTCCTTTTGCCAAATTTCTGACTGCTCAGGGGTTCAAACCAGCA ATCGACATTTTTGACGATCCAATCAAAAGAATGGACATCACCAAATGGATGGACAAATTTCTGAACGAT AAATCGGTGCTCATCATCGTGGTCATCAGCCCCAGGTACAGGGAGGACGTGGAGGGAAATGGGGACGATGAACACGGCCTGCACACCAAGTACATTCACAATCAG ATCCAAAATGAGTTCATCCGACAAGGCTGCCTGAACTTCAGACTGGTACCTGTGTTGTTCCCTAATGCAACAAAG AGACACGTCCCCAACTGGCTCCAGAGCACCAGGATCTACCGCTGGCCCCAGGACACCGTGGACCTGCTGCTGCGCCTGCTCAGGGAGGAGCGCTACATCATCCCACAGCGGGGGGCGGACCTCACGCTCACTGTCCGTCCCCtctga
- the LOC139302735 gene encoding probable G-protein coupled receptor 139 produces MEGASVTIFVTVQKIYYPLLCIMGIPANLFTFYMICFRKCGMSDTAIIYLSCLAIVDTFYLVWVILIDLTLTFWLLQPFWHSHPWCAILGFLQYGSLYSSSWMVVVFTIERYLVLRSTAAKQHFSQSWVTKLNCVAIVLVSHVASVPLGWINIVTPVNITVDGENVTLPRCRYRNEAYSTVIVWITTFLSGGIPIVLVIIFNYLIGYHLCRATNLFTKEERRVIHGRSARGMLKRTILLLGTVSVAFVVLSLPRFVTYCILRTKYNNENFNRNDYSIPINVAGDLANMLQNLNSTTNFLLYCMVSRRFRRELVQVVTCNSKARELGSVLTHTTMKVFSVVDHKASPSGDSVTVVLTNLKQTA; encoded by the exons ATGGAGGGAGCCAGCGTCACCATCTTTGTCACTGTTCAGAAGATCTACTACCCACTCCTTTGCATCATGGGTATTCCAG CCAACCTCTTCACATTCTACATGATCTGCTTCCGTAAATGCGGGATGTCCGACACAGCCATCATTTACCTGAGCTGTCTGGCCATCGTGGACACCTTCTACCTAGTGTGGGTGATCCTTATTGACCTGACCCTCACCTTTTGGCTACTGCAGCCCTTCTGGCACTCCCACCCCTGGTGTGCCATCCTGGGATTCCTGCAGTATGGATCGCTGTACAGCTCGTCCTGGATGGTGGTGGTGTTCACCATCGAGCGCTACCTCGTCCTGCGCAGCACGGCGGCCAAGCAGCACTTCTCCCAGTCCTGGGTCACTAAACTGAACTGCGTGGCTATCGTCCTGGTGTCTCATGTGGCTTCTGTGCCGCTGGGCTGGATCAACATCGTCACACCTGTCAACATTACTGTGGACGGGGAGAACGTGACGCTGCCCAGGTGCCGCTACCGCAACGAGGCCTACTCTACCGTGATAGTGTGGATAACCACCTTCCTCTCAGGTGGAATCCCCATCGTGTTGGTCATCATCTTCAACTACCTCATCGGGTACCATCTGTGCCGCGCCACCAACCTCTTCACCAAGGAGGAGCGTCGCGTCATTCACGGGAGGAGCGCCAGAGGCATGCTGAAGAGgaccatcctgctgctgggcACCGTTTCCGTGGCCTTCGTCGTGCTCAGCCTGCCCCGCTTTGTCACATACTGCATCCTTAGAACTAAATACAACAACGAGAACTTCAACAGAAACGACTACAGCATCCCCATCAACGTGGCCGGAGACTTGGCCAACATGCTGCAGAACCTCAACTCCACCACTAACTTCCTGCTCTACTGCATGGTCAGTCGGCGCTTCCGGCGGGAGCTGGTCCAAGTGGTGACTTGTAACTCGAAGGCACGCGAGCTGGGCTCTGTCCTCACCCACACCACCATGAAAGTCTTCTCAGTTGTAGATCATAAGGCCTCGCCATCCGGCGACTCTGTGACTGTGGTGCTGACCAATCTTAAACAGACAGCTTAG